One window of Mesorhizobium sp. PAMC28654 genomic DNA carries:
- a CDS encoding OmpA family protein has product MKRQPRILAGTALGLLMASAPLGAFPLQGSAGFGPSQGTTMPLLLAQSNCAEGESAEACAKKQAQPEQKQEEQKPQKKHEQQSEQAPAAQGQEQQQPRKKRDQQQQTEQAPAQAEQPAQGEQQPRKKKRDQQQQTEQAPAQAEQPAQGEQQPRKKKRDQQQQTEQAPAQAEQPAQGEQQPRKKKRDQQQQTEQAPAQQPAEQVAPANDNQPEVKPRKKKQDQQQPAEAAPADQTPAAEPARKPDKQKKPTDATQPAVTPEAAPEPTKKQAPAGETAPKLEPLPVPGTEQKPVQGEQPQTGEQPQDKTKKHGKKPGEQPTNGEQPATGEQPVTGQKPANGEQPATGQKPANGEQPANNNKPAQGENPVQGEAPLLDSQKDAQRRDQGGQNAGGQGQNGEGQGQGGQGQGGKKHRNQDGQQNGDQGQKPQVAPVDQGPPPTDDKAAQQEIKPEKMVPVTQERGKRIDRAPDENIRDRRRPKGVDVLKEIGDRVIIQLLNNQTIVQSNDGPRMNRGAKDVYYEDLPQGRTRETVERDNGVQIVTIRNRYGDVVQRSRIMPGGREYVLSYVDERHYQDDQDWRDPGDDLPPMRLNIPRRDYILDSEDVQSPDDYYTFLEQPPVERVQRLYSIDEVKRSARVRDIARRVDLDTLNFEFGSSSISDTEVQKLEGVADAMEKLLKKNPAETFLIEGHTDAVGTPEANLALSDRRAESVAEALTNAFGIPPENLTTQGYGEEYLKVNTSAPNRENRRVAIRRITSLVAPVASNN; this is encoded by the coding sequence ATGAAACGCCAACCACGGATACTGGCGGGCACGGCACTTGGCCTGTTGATGGCATCCGCGCCGTTGGGCGCGTTCCCGCTGCAGGGCAGCGCCGGGTTCGGCCCCTCGCAAGGCACCACCATGCCGCTGCTCCTGGCGCAGTCGAATTGCGCCGAGGGCGAATCGGCGGAAGCCTGCGCCAAAAAGCAGGCGCAGCCCGAGCAGAAACAAGAGGAGCAGAAGCCTCAGAAGAAGCACGAGCAGCAGAGCGAGCAGGCACCCGCCGCGCAAGGCCAGGAGCAGCAGCAGCCACGCAAGAAGCGTGACCAGCAACAGCAGACCGAGCAGGCTCCAGCCCAGGCCGAGCAGCCCGCGCAAGGCGAACAGCAGCCGCGCAAGAAGAAGCGCGACCAGCAGCAGCAGACCGAGCAGGCTCCAGCCCAGGCCGAGCAGCCCGCGCAAGGTGAACAGCAGCCGCGCAAGAAGAAGCGCGACCAGCAGCAACAGACCGAGCAGGCTCCAGCCCAGGCCGAGCAGCCCGCGCAAGGTGAACAGCAGCCGCGCAAGAAGAAGCGCGACCAGCAGCAGCAGACCGAGCAGGCGCCCGCGCAACAGCCGGCTGAGCAGGTAGCACCCGCGAACGACAACCAGCCAGAGGTCAAACCGCGCAAGAAGAAGCAGGACCAGCAACAGCCGGCCGAGGCCGCACCGGCCGACCAGACGCCGGCCGCTGAACCCGCGCGCAAGCCGGACAAGCAAAAGAAACCGACAGACGCCACGCAACCTGCCGTGACGCCGGAAGCCGCGCCCGAGCCAACCAAGAAGCAGGCACCAGCCGGAGAAACCGCGCCGAAGCTTGAGCCGCTGCCGGTTCCCGGCACCGAGCAGAAGCCCGTCCAAGGCGAACAGCCCCAGACCGGCGAACAGCCGCAGGACAAGACCAAGAAGCATGGCAAGAAGCCCGGTGAGCAGCCTACCAATGGCGAGCAGCCCGCGACGGGAGAACAGCCCGTGACAGGCCAGAAGCCGGCAAATGGCGAGCAGCCTGCAACGGGCCAGAAGCCCGCGAATGGCGAACAGCCGGCCAACAACAACAAGCCGGCGCAGGGCGAAAACCCCGTGCAGGGCGAGGCCCCGCTGCTGGACAGCCAGAAGGATGCCCAGCGCCGGGATCAGGGCGGCCAGAATGCCGGCGGCCAGGGCCAAAATGGGGAAGGTCAGGGTCAAGGTGGCCAGGGTCAGGGTGGCAAGAAGCACCGCAACCAGGACGGCCAGCAAAATGGCGACCAGGGGCAGAAGCCTCAGGTTGCTCCTGTCGACCAGGGGCCGCCGCCAACCGACGACAAGGCAGCCCAGCAGGAGATCAAGCCCGAAAAGATGGTTCCTGTGACGCAGGAGCGGGGCAAGCGGATCGATCGCGCGCCTGACGAAAACATCCGCGACCGCCGACGCCCCAAGGGTGTCGACGTGCTCAAGGAAATTGGCGACCGCGTCATCATACAACTGCTCAACAACCAGACGATCGTGCAGAGCAATGACGGTCCGCGCATGAATCGCGGCGCCAAGGATGTCTACTATGAGGACCTGCCACAGGGCCGCACGCGCGAGACGGTGGAGCGCGACAATGGCGTCCAGATCGTCACCATCCGCAACCGCTACGGCGATGTCGTCCAGCGTTCGCGCATCATGCCCGGTGGCCGCGAGTATGTGCTGAGCTATGTCGACGAACGGCACTACCAGGATGACCAGGACTGGCGGGATCCCGGCGATGACCTGCCGCCGATGCGGCTGAACATCCCGCGTCGCGACTACATCCTGGATTCCGAGGATGTCCAGAGCCCGGACGACTACTACACCTTCCTGGAACAGCCACCGGTGGAGCGGGTCCAGCGCCTCTATTCGATCGACGAGGTCAAGCGTTCGGCTCGCGTGCGTGACATTGCGCGGCGTGTCGACCTCGACACGCTGAACTTCGAATTCGGGTCGTCCTCGATCTCCGACACGGAGGTGCAGAAACTCGAAGGCGTCGCCGACGCCATGGAGAAGCTGTTGAAGAAGAACCCGGCCGAGACCTTCCTGATCGAAGGCCATACCGACGCGGTCGGCACACCGGAGGCGAACCTCGCTTTGTCCGACCGGCGTGCCGAGTCGGTCGCCGAGGCGCTGACAAATGCCTTCGGCATCCCGCCCGAGAACCTGACCACACAGGGCTATGGCGAGGAATATCTGAAGGTCAACACGTCGGCGCCCAACCGCGAGAACCGGCGCGTCGCCATCCGCCGCATCACTTCGCTGGTGGCGCCTGTCGCCAGCAACAATTAG
- a CDS encoding TIGR00645 family protein, which translates to MKRLELAIESIILASRWLLVVFYVGLGVALAIYALSFGKKLYEFATTAFTLGDTDTILKMLGLIDAALVASLVVMVIISGYENFVSRFDDQDGGGVHWLGTIDVGSLKVKVASTIVAISSIHLLQVFLNSSTYTTDQLMWLTIIHLAFVVSAFMLAYIDRLMGLGKAKKDEA; encoded by the coding sequence ATGAAACGCCTCGAACTCGCAATTGAATCGATCATCCTCGCCTCGCGCTGGCTGCTGGTCGTCTTCTATGTCGGGCTGGGCGTGGCGCTCGCCATCTACGCGCTGTCCTTCGGCAAGAAACTCTACGAGTTCGCCACCACGGCGTTCACGCTGGGCGACACCGACACCATCCTGAAGATGCTCGGCCTGATCGATGCGGCCCTTGTCGCCTCGCTGGTGGTGATGGTGATCATCTCCGGCTACGAGAATTTCGTCAGCCGTTTCGACGACCAGGACGGCGGCGGCGTCCACTGGCTTGGTACGATCGATGTCGGCTCGCTGAAGGTCAAGGTCGCCTCGACCATCGTCGCCATCTCGTCAATCCACCTGCTGCAGGTGTTCCTGAACTCGTCCACCTACACGACCGACCAGCTGATGTGGCTGACCATCATCCACCTCGCCTTCGTCGTCTCGGCGTTCATGCTGGCCTATATCGACCGGCTGATGGGGCTCGGAAAGGCCAAGAAGGACGAGGCTTAG